The proteins below are encoded in one region of Sminthopsis crassicaudata isolate SCR6 chromosome 1, ASM4859323v1, whole genome shotgun sequence:
- the ASPN gene encoding asporin: protein MKEYVLLLLLALGSAKPFSSPSYLTLKNMMLKDMEDADDDDDDDDDDDDNDNSLFPTRQPIMPFFPFDLFPLCPFGCQCYSRVVHCSDLGLTSIPNNIPFDTRLIDLQNNKIKEIKENDFKGLTSLYGLMLNNNKLTKIHPKAFLPVKKLRRLYLSHNLLTEIPINLPKSLAELRIHDNKVKKIQKETFKGMNALHVLEMSANPLENDGIDPAAFEGVTVFHIRIADAKLTSVPKGLPSSLLELHLDDNKISTVELEDFKRYKDLQRLGLGNNKIKDIENGSLANIPHVREIHLEKNKLKKVPPGLQDLKYLQVIFLHHNNITRVGINDFCPTVLKKKKSLYSAISLFNNPVKYWEMQPATFRCVLSRMSVQLGNFRK, encoded by the exons ATGAAGGAATACGTGCTCCTCTTGTTGCTGGCCTTGGGCTCGGCCAAACCCTTCTCCAGCCCATCGTATCTGACCCTCAAGAACATGATGCTCAAGGACATGGAGGAtgcagatgatgatgatgacgatgatgatgatgatgacgacaatGATAATTCCCTCTTCCCAACCAGGCAGCCCATCATGCCTTTCTTTCCTTTCGATCTGTTCCCGTTGTGCCCCTTTGGCTGTCAGTGCTACTCCAGGGTCGTCCACTGCTCTGACCTGG GTTTGACGTCGATCCCAAACAACATCCCGTTTGATACCAGACTGATAGATCttcaaaacaacaaaatcaaGGAGATCAAAGAGAACGACTTTAAAGGACTCACTTCCCTTTAC GGCCTCATGCTAAACAACAACAAGTTAACCAAGATCCACCCCAAAGCCTTTCTGCCCGTCAAGAAGCTCCGAAGGCTCTACCTGTCCCACAACCTGCTCACCGAGATTCCCATAAACCTTCCCAAGTCATTAGCAGAACTCAGGATTCACGACAACAAagttaagaaaatacaaaaggagaCGTTCAAAGGAATGAATGCTTTACACGTCTTGG AAATGAGTGCCAACCCGCTGGAGAACGACGGAATCGACCCCGCAGCCTTTGAAGGAGTGACGGTCTTCCACATCCGAATTGCGGACGCAAAGCTGACCTCCGTCCCCAAAG GCCTCCCGTCATCTCTGCTGGAGCTTCACTTGGACGACAACAAAATCTCCACCGTGGAGCTGGAAGATTTTAAGCGGTACAAAGACCTCCAAAG GCTGGGCCTCGGGAATAACAAGATCAAGGACATCGAGAATGGCAGTCTGGCAAACATCCCGCACGTGAGAGAAATCCATCTGGAGAAAAACAAGCTGAAAAAAGTGCCCCCCGGCTTACAGGACCTGAAATACCTCCAG GTGATCTTCCTACATCACAACAACATCACCAGAGTTGGGATCAATGACTTCTGCCCCACAGTCCTGAAGAAGAAGAAATCCTTATACAGTGCCATCAGCCTGTTCAATAATCCCGTGAAATACTGGGAGATGCAGCCGGCCACCTTCCGCTGTGTGCTAAGCCGAATGAGCGTCCAGCTCGGGAACTTCCGAAAGTAG